One Acidobacteriota bacterium genomic window carries:
- a CDS encoding response regulator: MSLVMIVEDEAVLRSSMARGIRKLAGIETAEAGTLAEARRQLAACPPQLILSDIDLPDGSGIEILSELERQGSRIPVVFISAYLDAWIERIPTIPEIEVHGKPVGLEELRDIVTRRLNATAEETGALPFSVADYLQLACLGQHSVLIEVRATDGSLATLEIVKGNIWSASDAQGSGIDAFRRILFAPNHSAHCRSLQSHSLERTIFDDWQRLLMDAARLHDETAHEQELLKEATAQVDDVAEALASATENAFNTIWEEAISAMIERDYQRALKAFLQADAIAPGDRKVAANLARLKDMGVTLSEMEPTAEVHK; the protein is encoded by the coding sequence ATGTCTCTGGTCATGATTGTTGAAGATGAAGCGGTGTTGCGTTCGTCGATGGCGCGCGGCATCAGGAAGCTTGCGGGCATCGAAACTGCCGAAGCCGGGACGCTCGCTGAAGCCAGACGTCAGCTTGCCGCCTGCCCGCCGCAGTTGATTCTCTCGGATATCGATTTGCCGGATGGTTCGGGCATCGAAATTCTCAGTGAACTCGAACGCCAGGGGTCGCGCATTCCTGTGGTCTTCATCAGCGCCTATCTTGATGCCTGGATCGAGCGGATTCCCACAATTCCCGAAATTGAGGTTCACGGCAAACCGGTTGGGCTTGAAGAACTCCGCGATATTGTTACCAGACGATTGAACGCCACGGCTGAAGAAACCGGCGCCTTGCCATTTTCAGTTGCAGACTATCTGCAACTCGCCTGCCTGGGACAACACTCGGTTTTAATCGAAGTGCGGGCGACAGATGGCAGTCTGGCAACGCTTGAAATCGTCAAAGGCAATATCTGGAGCGCCAGCGATGCGCAAGGCAGCGGCATTGACGCCTTTCGCCGCATCCTGTTTGCGCCGAATCATTCTGCACATTGCCGCAGTCTGCAAAGCCATTCGCTGGAGCGAACGATTTTTGACGATTGGCAGCGGCTTTTGATGGACGCGGCAAGGCTTCATGACGAAACGGCGCATGAGCAGGAATTGCTCAAAGAAGCAACCGCTCAAGTCGATGATGTTGCTGAGGCGCTCGCTTCGGCAACTGAAAATGCATTTAATACGATTTGGGAAGAAGCCATCAGCGCCATGATTGAACGCGATTACCAACGCGCCTTAAAAGCATTTTTGCAAGCTGATGCCATCGCTCCGGGCGACCGCAAAGTGGCTGCCAATCTGGCGCGCTTGAAAGATATGGGCGTCACGCTTTCTGAGATGGAACCAACCGCAGAAGTCCATAAATAA
- a CDS encoding TonB-dependent receptor: MKRILHSVLLIVLLLNPFVSAFAQGTTSRVTGIVTDQNNAAIAGAKVTLTNEGTQLSFTTESSSTGTYLFDSVQIGNYTLTVEKDGFKKFVAVGNTVNIGQPTTINVALEIGQVAETVEVRGGQDIVQTSSSGNFGTVVEQRLVDSLPIIGVRGRNPLDLVVLQPGVVSGANTGGGVHVHGARDRAWNFTLDGIDTNETSAGGSNFSPLRTNPDSITEFKVITSNPTAEYGRNSGAQVAMVTKSGTNEFHGNAFDYYQTPRFRANEYENNLDKVVKPQFVQHIPGFSFGGPVWIPGVYDGHNRTFFFTNMQWVRTRETRNVTSTVYTQAARNGIFRYVAGGVNNPAGVAGASVDANGNVLPGINVKSYNIVANDPAGRGLDPSVQKVIALTPLPNNFTVGDGLNTAGYTFTPIQREKQQDFVIKVDHIINQNNTVFGRWARGSQDTIGDFVNDGWARFPDTPRIVDTVRRPRNLALNWRWTPTDRITNEAVFGINNFTFDFANPDPNSEQNPIFVLGLVTHPLDRTLGNLRELTTYQIVDNLSWVRGSHTYKAGTNLRFQKHEDRRGSVAGSNIRATANFSRTINIVDPTTFHLPTDINTANDRPRLQSAINELLGRVGSISQAFVAESDNAYGAPDTPFIFASRYNEWDFYGQDSWKLRPNLTLDLGLRWEIKRSPRSVNGSIILRPDPGVFVGAQPSTTVKWVEGNLFDDDNNNFGPSIGIAWDPFSDGKTSIRANYRIAYDRMNTQVVSATIFQSEPGLTLGITNTTFGQAGGRLADGIPTLAPPAGITPVQLRQPSSFSSASIHVIDPNWQAPKTQQWGLSIQRDIGWKTVLELNYLGRKGDNLFGGYNINQAEIFSNGFVEAFKIVKAGGQSSLMNQLLQPDPSRRANETGSDFVRRLFPTELSLNSVAALAATLARRTASGVPLPVASGLGANFFFPFPQFAGALNVLDSGDRSTYHAFEVITQRRFSNGFSFQFSYTWAKSLDTRSFDPAFTRVATGSAQSASSTPFDIRNRELNYARSDFDRKHAFQGSAVYDLPFGKGRRFASDSYPVVDQIIGGWSMTGSVVLTSGRPFTVYSGSNTFSSVVQTPANCNGCSPDMAKRLFDSTVGTEFYFTAAQRAQFSIPAAGEFGNTGRNYFTTPGFFNLNLALGKKFRITENHKLEYRLEMQNATNTPSFGLPNSAVITSSVFGRARGNTVSTARRMQMALKYSF; encoded by the coding sequence ATGAAGAGAATTTTACATTCCGTGCTGCTGATCGTTCTCTTGTTGAACCCTTTCGTTAGCGCCTTTGCGCAAGGCACCACATCCCGCGTTACCGGTATCGTTACCGACCAGAACAACGCGGCGATTGCCGGCGCTAAAGTCACCTTGACGAACGAAGGGACGCAACTTTCATTCACCACCGAAAGTTCTTCAACCGGCACCTACCTGTTCGATTCCGTGCAAATCGGCAACTATACGCTGACGGTTGAAAAAGATGGCTTCAAGAAATTCGTCGCGGTTGGCAATACCGTCAACATCGGACAACCGACGACCATCAATGTCGCTTTGGAAATCGGACAAGTCGCCGAAACCGTTGAAGTGCGCGGCGGACAAGACATCGTGCAGACCAGTTCATCCGGTAACTTCGGCACCGTGGTCGAACAGCGATTGGTTGACAGTTTGCCGATTATCGGAGTTCGCGGGCGCAATCCGCTTGACCTCGTCGTCCTGCAACCGGGGGTGGTGAGCGGCGCCAACACCGGCGGCGGAGTTCACGTTCATGGGGCGCGCGACCGCGCCTGGAACTTCACCCTCGACGGCATCGACACCAACGAAACCAGCGCCGGTGGCTCAAATTTTTCACCGCTCAGAACCAATCCCGATTCAATCACCGAATTCAAAGTCATCACCAGCAATCCGACCGCCGAATATGGACGCAACAGCGGCGCACAGGTGGCGATGGTTACGAAATCGGGCACCAATGAATTTCACGGCAACGCTTTTGACTACTATCAAACCCCGCGTTTTCGCGCCAACGAATATGAAAACAATCTCGACAAAGTCGTGAAGCCGCAATTCGTGCAACACATTCCAGGGTTCAGTTTTGGCGGACCCGTGTGGATTCCGGGAGTTTATGACGGGCATAACCGGACATTCTTCTTTACCAACATGCAATGGGTGCGAACCCGCGAAACCCGCAATGTCACGAGCACCGTTTATACCCAGGCGGCGCGCAACGGCATCTTTCGTTATGTCGCGGGTGGCGTCAACAATCCTGCGGGGGTTGCCGGCGCTTCGGTTGATGCCAACGGCAATGTCTTACCCGGTATCAATGTGAAGAGTTACAACATCGTCGCCAATGACCCTGCGGGACGCGGGCTTGACCCAAGCGTTCAGAAAGTCATCGCGCTCACGCCTTTGCCAAATAACTTCACGGTTGGCGACGGCTTGAATACCGCAGGTTATACCTTTACCCCGATTCAACGCGAAAAACAGCAGGATTTCGTGATTAAAGTCGACCATATCATTAACCAGAACAACACTGTTTTTGGACGTTGGGCGCGCGGCAGCCAGGACACCATCGGCGATTTCGTCAATGATGGCTGGGCGCGCTTCCCTGATACGCCGCGCATTGTTGATACGGTTCGCCGTCCGCGAAACCTGGCGCTCAACTGGCGCTGGACGCCGACCGACCGCATCACCAATGAAGCGGTTTTCGGCATCAATAATTTCACTTTCGATTTTGCCAATCCCGACCCGAACTCCGAACAGAATCCCATATTCGTACTCGGACTCGTAACCCATCCGTTGGATCGCACCCTCGGCAATCTGCGCGAACTCACCACCTATCAAATCGTTGACAATCTTTCGTGGGTGCGCGGTTCGCATACCTACAAAGCGGGAACCAATCTGCGGTTTCAAAAACACGAAGACCGGCGCGGGTCGGTTGCCGGAAGCAACATTCGCGCGACCGCCAATTTCAGTCGCACGATTAACATCGTTGACCCGACCACCTTCCACCTGCCGACAGACATCAACACCGCTAATGACCGCCCGCGATTGCAATCGGCAATCAACGAATTGCTCGGTCGCGTCGGCAGCATCTCGCAAGCCTTCGTCGCCGAAAGCGATAATGCATACGGGGCACCCGATACGCCGTTCATTTTTGCTTCGCGTTACAATGAGTGGGATTTTTACGGGCAGGATTCGTGGAAATTGCGCCCGAATCTGACGCTTGATTTGGGTTTGCGTTGGGAAATTAAACGCTCGCCGCGTTCGGTGAACGGCAGCATTATTTTGCGCCCCGACCCTGGCGTTTTCGTCGGCGCGCAACCGAGTACCACGGTCAAGTGGGTCGAAGGCAACTTATTCGATGACGACAACAACAATTTTGGACCTTCGATTGGCATTGCCTGGGACCCCTTCAGCGATGGCAAAACCTCCATCCGCGCCAACTATCGCATTGCCTATGACCGCATGAATACCCAGGTCGTATCAGCGACGATTTTTCAGAGTGAACCGGGACTGACGCTTGGCATTACCAACACCACGTTCGGTCAAGCGGGCGGGCGACTGGCTGATGGCATCCCAACGCTTGCGCCGCCTGCGGGCATAACCCCTGTGCAACTGCGTCAACCGTCGTCGTTTTCTTCTGCCAGCATTCACGTCATTGACCCGAACTGGCAAGCTCCGAAAACTCAGCAATGGGGACTCAGCATTCAACGCGACATCGGTTGGAAAACCGTTCTGGAATTAAATTATCTTGGACGCAAAGGCGACAATCTGTTCGGCGGATACAATATCAATCAGGCGGAGATATTCAGCAACGGTTTTGTCGAGGCGTTCAAAATTGTCAAAGCCGGAGGGCAAAGCAGTTTGATGAATCAACTGTTGCAACCCGACCCCAGCCGTCGCGCCAATGAAACCGGTTCGGATTTTGTGCGCCGCCTGTTTCCGACCGAACTCAGTTTGAATTCGGTTGCGGCGCTTGCGGCAACCCTTGCAAGAAGAACGGCGAGCGGCGTGCCGCTGCCGGTGGCAAGCGGGCTTGGCGCAAACTTCTTCTTCCCCTTTCCGCAATTTGCCGGTGCCTTGAATGTACTCGATAGCGGCGACCGTTCGACCTATCACGCATTCGAGGTTATCACGCAGCGCCGATTCTCAAATGGCTTCAGTTTCCAGTTCAGTTACACCTGGGCAAAATCGCTCGACACGCGCTCATTCGACCCGGCGTTCACACGGGTCGCAACCGGCAGTGCGCAATCGGCTTCGAGTACGCCGTTTGACATTCGCAATCGCGAGTTGAATTATGCGCGTTCGGATTTTGACCGCAAACACGCCTTTCAAGGCAGCGCCGTGTATGATTTGCCGTTTGGCAAAGGCAGACGTTTTGCAAGCGACAGCTATCCGGTGGTTGACCAGATTATCGGTGGCTGGTCGATGACCGGTTCTGTGGTGTTGACATCCGGCAGACCGTTTACGGTTTATTCGGGTTCAAATACTTTCAGCAGTGTGGTGCAGACGCCTGCCAACTGCAACGGTTGTTCGCCGGATATGGCGAAGCGGTTATTTGATTCGACAGTCGGAACCGAATTCTATTTCACCGCCGCGCAACGGGCGCAGTTTTCGATACCGGCAGCGGGCGAATTCGGCAATACCGGGAGAAATTATTTCACCACGCCGGGCTTCTTTAATTTGAATCTGGCGCTGGGCAAAAAATTCCGCATTACCGAAAATCACAAGCTGGAATACCGGCTGGAAATGCAGAATGCGACCAATACCCCGTCATTCGGTTTACCGAACAGCGCGGTCATCACCAGCAGTGTGTTCGGTCGCGCCAGAGGCAATACCGTCAGCACAGCGCGTCGGATGCAGATGGCGCTCAAATACTCTTTCTGA
- a CDS encoding ParA family protein: MAKRICIASPKGGVGKTTIALNLAVALADRGRRVLLVDLDPQGGIGLSLARQDDAMAGLADLMVGQIAPADAIIKTQLPTLELLTRGRLNPVDACEFEMAIFRSGVLEGALQKVEQNADLVLLDTPSGLGLVTRAALTVSDFVLIPFQTEMLALRAIAQALRVIDYVRENENNKLQFLGIVLSMVEKTKENSLDILSEVWREFNGVFDTIVPRLDSFAVASRKGLPVSFLGGNVQSEKHRFEMFADEVEQMIRRLVPEGVYDEQPERALL, translated from the coding sequence ATGGCAAAACGGATTTGTATCGCCAGCCCTAAAGGCGGGGTTGGCAAAACCACCATTGCGCTAAACCTGGCGGTCGCTTTAGCCGACCGCGGACGCCGCGTGCTGCTCGTCGATTTAGACCCGCAGGGCGGCATCGGACTTTCGTTAGCGCGTCAGGATGATGCGATGGCAGGGCTGGCGGATTTGATGGTTGGGCAGATTGCGCCCGCTGACGCCATTATCAAAACCCAACTTCCCACCCTTGAACTGCTCACCCGCGGGCGCTTGAACCCGGTTGATGCCTGTGAATTTGAAATGGCAATCTTCCGCTCAGGCGTGCTCGAAGGTGCTCTGCAAAAAGTTGAGCAGAACGCCGACCTGGTTTTGCTTGATACGCCTTCGGGGCTTGGATTGGTGACGCGCGCCGCGCTCACGGTTTCGGATTTTGTATTGATTCCTTTTCAAACCGAAATGCTTGCCCTGAGAGCGATTGCTCAGGCTTTGCGGGTCATTGATTATGTTCGCGAAAATGAAAATAACAAATTACAGTTTTTAGGCATCGTGCTGTCGATGGTGGAAAAGACCAAAGAGAATTCACTCGATATTCTCAGCGAAGTCTGGCGCGAATTTAACGGCGTTTTCGATACCATTGTGCCGAGGCTTGACAGCTTTGCCGTTGCCAGTCGTAAAGGACTGCCGGTCAGTTTCCTGGGCGGCAATGTGCAAAGCGAAAAGCATCGCTTCGAGATGTTCGCAGATGAAGTGGAACAGATGATACGACGACTGGTTCCCGAAGGAGTGTATGATGAACAACCGGAACGCGCCTTACTCTGA
- a CDS encoding roadblock/LC7 domain-containing protein — protein MSRVDELNRVLRSLQAGTPDIEAAAVISEDGLVIASALPQHIEEVRVAGMSATILSLGSRAVHELGRGNLEQVLVRGKDGYIVLGNASPGTLLLILTTREAKLGLIFLDMNRAIENIKKIL, from the coding sequence ATGAGTAGAGTTGACGAACTCAACAGGGTGCTCAGGTCATTACAGGCGGGAACACCCGACATCGAAGCCGCTGCGGTGATTTCCGAAGACGGGCTGGTCATCGCCAGCGCCTTGCCGCAGCACATCGAAGAGGTGCGGGTCGCCGGAATGAGCGCAACCATTTTAAGTCTCGGCTCTCGCGCCGTACATGAACTGGGACGCGGCAATCTCGAACAGGTACTCGTAAGAGGCAAAGACGGTTATATCGTGCTGGGCAATGCATCGCCGGGAACCTTGCTGTTAATTCTCACCACCCGCGAAGCCAAACTGGGTCTCATCTTTCTCGATATGAACCGGGCGATTGAGAATATTAAGAAGATTCTCTAA
- a CDS encoding ATP-binding protein, whose translation MEQSFFRQLLEALPAAVLVTDMYGNVVYANDPSLAVLASSTKLELPSIKDVLPEVMQLIAASENDPTESQSCRYTRPDGTSILIGFRVAPIIDGLPLSEGMHYAVIFQDVTEVEKLRDERDRLLQLAAVSEVLPAVLHELKNPLAAISTAVEVLIEEVNELSVQTELHAVLSEVRRIRLTLEGIGLVSHKMRNRKNSAIDFAIKEAFRILEAPMKQKHLVSQCVVPAMPLLRLDASAIRAIVFNLVVNAIYACSIGAQITLHAHYHAMRSTLEITVSDSGCGMSEAVLQRCRELFFTTKPNGSGLGLALCDAVIQSAGGQLEIRSTKGAGTTVKVFLPVARG comes from the coding sequence TGTGGTTTATGCCAATGACCCGTCACTTGCGGTTCTCGCCAGTTCAACCAAACTTGAGTTACCTTCCATCAAAGACGTATTGCCGGAGGTGATGCAACTCATTGCGGCTTCGGAAAATGACCCGACCGAATCACAAAGCTGTCGCTACACCCGACCCGACGGCACCTCCATCCTCATCGGATTTCGGGTAGCGCCAATCATTGATGGATTACCACTCAGCGAAGGGATGCATTATGCCGTCATTTTTCAAGATGTCACGGAGGTCGAAAAGTTACGCGATGAGCGCGACCGTTTACTGCAACTGGCTGCCGTCAGCGAAGTTCTGCCAGCGGTGCTGCACGAATTAAAAAACCCGCTGGCAGCCATTTCAACAGCGGTCGAAGTTTTAATTGAAGAGGTCAACGAGTTGAGCGTGCAGACCGAATTGCACGCGGTTTTAAGTGAAGTGCGACGCATCCGGCTGACCCTCGAAGGCATCGGCTTGGTCAGCCACAAGATGCGCAATCGCAAAAACAGCGCCATTGATTTTGCCATTAAAGAGGCGTTCAGAATTCTCGAAGCGCCGATGAAACAGAAACACCTGGTTTCGCAATGCGTGGTTCCGGCAATGCCGCTTTTGCGTTTGGACGCTTCGGCAATCCGCGCCATTGTTTTCAACCTGGTCGTCAATGCCATTTATGCTTGTAGCATCGGGGCGCAAATTACGCTTCATGCCCATTATCACGCGATGCGCTCAACGCTTGAGATTACCGTCAGCGACAGCGGCTGCGGGATGTCCGAAGCCGTCCTGCAACGTTGTCGCGAACTCTTTTTTACCACCAAACCAAACGGCAGCGGTCTGGGGCTGGCGCTTTGCGATGCGGTCATTCAAAGCGCCGGCGGTCAGTTGGAAATTCGTTCAACGAAAGGAGCAGGCACAACCGTTAAAGTTTTCTTGCCGGTTGCCAGAGGGTAA
- a CDS encoding YtxH domain-containing protein gives MSREESATDKLTFLLIGAGIGATLALLFAPKKGSELRSDIADYTKKGIDAAGEGARKIGERAGEYYETGRSRAVEAYGTAREKVEEAYETTRGKVGEVVGSAREKIAHGTEAVSEVATRQKDQLAAAIEAGKQAYNEEKRKFGESARAAVESDEA, from the coding sequence ATGTCCAGAGAAGAATCAGCAACCGATAAATTAACTTTCTTATTAATTGGTGCAGGAATTGGCGCGACATTGGCCTTATTATTTGCTCCGAAAAAAGGCAGCGAACTGCGAAGCGATATTGCCGATTACACGAAAAAAGGTATTGATGCCGCCGGCGAAGGCGCGCGTAAAATTGGTGAACGCGCCGGTGAGTATTATGAAACCGGTCGCTCCCGCGCGGTTGAAGCGTATGGCACCGCCCGCGAAAAAGTCGAGGAAGCTTATGAAACGACCCGCGGTAAAGTCGGCGAAGTGGTGGGCAGCGCCCGCGAAAAAATCGCTCACGGTACAGAAGCCGTATCCGAAGTTGCCACGCGCCAAAAGGATCAGCTTGCCGCAGCTATCGAAGCCGGCAAGCAGGCTTATAACGAAGAGAAGCGCAAATTCGGCGAGTCAGCCCGCGCCGCTGTGGAAAGCGACGAAGCCTAG
- a CDS encoding MBL fold metallo-hydrolase, giving the protein MPTVNLYNDGKHQNVLLEDFGHGEMVQANQHVIMHDGAGMILDPGGHKVYNQALSETTALLKGGQLEIIFFSHQDPDIIAAANGWLMTTDATAYISQLWVRFVPHFGLDRLVMERLKPIPDAGLQLHLKGCSLQAIPAHFLHSPGNFQIYDPISKILYSGDLGASLGMDYQEVPDFDAHLQYMEGFHRRYMASNRAMKAWAATVKTLDIELIAPQHGAFFKGKAMVNRFISWCEQLACGVDLLPDHYALE; this is encoded by the coding sequence ATGCCAACGGTAAATTTATACAATGATGGAAAACATCAGAATGTTTTGCTCGAAGATTTTGGGCACGGCGAGATGGTGCAAGCCAATCAACATGTCATCATGCACGACGGCGCGGGAATGATTTTAGATCCCGGCGGGCATAAGGTTTATAACCAAGCCTTGTCGGAAACCACTGCGCTGCTTAAAGGCGGTCAACTGGAAATCATCTTTTTTTCGCATCAAGACCCGGACATTATCGCTGCCGCCAATGGCTGGTTGATGACCACAGACGCAACCGCTTATATCTCGCAGTTGTGGGTGCGTTTCGTGCCGCATTTCGGTTTAGACCGGCTGGTTATGGAAAGATTGAAACCGATTCCCGATGCCGGATTGCAATTGCATTTGAAAGGTTGCAGCTTACAGGCGATTCCGGCGCATTTTCTGCACTCGCCGGGCAATTTTCAAATCTATGACCCGATTTCCAAAATTCTATACAGCGGCGACCTCGGCGCGTCTCTGGGAATGGATTATCAAGAGGTTCCCGATTTCGATGCGCACTTGCAATACATGGAAGGATTCCATCGTCGCTATATGGCATCAAATCGCGCCATGAAAGCCTGGGCGGCGACGGTTAAAACCCTCGATATCGAACTCATCGCCCCGCAACACGGCGCTTTCTTCAAAGGAAAAGCGATGGTCAATCGCTTCATTAGCTGGTGCGAACAACTCGCTTGCGGCGTTGATTTGCTGCCTGACCATTACGCGCTTGAGTAA